The Rhizobium sp. BT03 genome has a window encoding:
- a CDS encoding DUF1489 family protein — MALHLIKLCVGADSIDDLREWVAERSLSAIAAGLEPHSVHTTRMVPKRMEELLDGGSLYWVIKGQVQARQKLLGIETFTDGEGISRCRLMLGPEVIETAVQPKRPFQGWRYYTEDDVPRDLMSLGAGIVEMPADLRRELTELGLL, encoded by the coding sequence ATGGCATTGCATCTCATCAAACTCTGCGTCGGCGCCGACTCGATAGACGATCTGCGCGAATGGGTGGCGGAACGCTCGCTCAGCGCCATCGCCGCCGGGCTCGAGCCGCATTCGGTGCACACGACGCGCATGGTGCCGAAACGCATGGAAGAGCTGCTCGATGGCGGCTCGCTGTACTGGGTGATCAAGGGGCAGGTGCAGGCGCGGCAGAAGCTGCTCGGCATCGAGACCTTCACCGACGGCGAAGGCATCTCGCGTTGCCGCCTGATGCTCGGCCCGGAGGTCATCGAGACGGCGGTGCAGCCGAAGCGTCCCTTCCAGGGCTGGCGTTATTACACTGAAGATGATGTGCCGCGCGACCTGATGAGCCTTGGCGCCGGCATTGTCGAAATGCCCGCGGACCTTCGCCGCGAGCTGACGGAACTTGGCCTGCTCTAA
- a CDS encoding acyl-CoA dehydrogenase has product MTILAFSWNDPFLLDDQLTEDERMIRESAAAFAESELLPRIQEAYLEEATDPELFRLMGQTGLLGVTLPEEYGAANASYVAYGLVAREVERIDSGYRSMMSVQSSLVIYPIFAYGSDEQKKKYLPGLVSGELIGCFGLTEPDAGSDPGGMKTRAEKIEGGYRLRGSKMWISNSPIADVFVVWAKSEAHNNEIRGFVLEKGMKGLSAPKIGGKLSLRASITGEIVMDSVEVTEDALLPGVSGLKGPFGCLNRARYGISWGVMGAAEDCWFRARQYGLDRKQFGKPLAGMQLYQKKLADMMTEITLGLQGSLRVGRLMDEHKMAPEMVSLIKRNNCGKALDIARQARDMHGGNGIQIEYHVMRHAQNLETVNTYEGTHDVHALILGRAQTSLQAFF; this is encoded by the coding sequence ATGACGATCTTGGCCTTTTCCTGGAATGACCCCTTTCTGCTCGATGATCAGTTGACCGAAGATGAACGGATGATCCGCGAGTCCGCTGCGGCTTTCGCAGAATCCGAACTCTTGCCGCGCATCCAGGAGGCCTATCTCGAAGAAGCGACCGATCCGGAGCTGTTCAGGTTGATGGGGCAGACCGGCCTTCTCGGTGTGACGCTGCCGGAAGAATACGGGGCCGCGAACGCATCCTATGTCGCTTATGGCCTCGTCGCTCGCGAGGTCGAGCGTATCGACTCCGGATATCGTTCGATGATGAGCGTGCAGTCCTCGCTGGTCATTTACCCGATTTTTGCTTACGGCTCCGATGAGCAGAAGAAAAAGTATCTGCCCGGTCTCGTGTCGGGTGAGCTGATCGGCTGTTTCGGCCTGACCGAGCCAGACGCCGGCTCCGATCCCGGCGGTATGAAGACCCGCGCCGAAAAAATCGAGGGCGGCTACCGATTGCGCGGCTCGAAGATGTGGATCTCGAACTCGCCGATTGCCGATGTCTTCGTCGTCTGGGCAAAGTCGGAAGCCCACAACAACGAAATACGCGGCTTCGTTCTCGAAAAAGGCATGAAGGGACTTTCGGCCCCGAAGATCGGCGGGAAGCTTTCACTGCGTGCCTCGATCACGGGCGAAATCGTGATGGACAGCGTCGAAGTCACCGAGGATGCGCTCCTGCCCGGCGTTTCCGGCCTCAAGGGGCCGTTCGGCTGTCTCAACCGCGCCCGCTACGGCATCTCCTGGGGCGTCATGGGAGCGGCCGAGGACTGCTGGTTCCGCGCTCGTCAATATGGTCTGGACCGCAAGCAGTTCGGCAAACCGCTTGCAGGCATGCAGCTCTATCAAAAGAAGCTCGCCGATATGATGACCGAGATCACGCTCGGACTGCAGGGTTCGCTTCGGGTTGGCCGCCTGATGGATGAGCACAAGATGGCCCCGGAAATGGTGTCGCTCATCAAGCGCAACAACTGCGGGAAGGCGCTGGATATTGCGCGGCAGGCCCGGGATATGCATGGCGGCAATGGTATTCAGATCGAATACCATGTCATGCGCCACGCGCAGAACCTGGAAACGGTCAACACATATGAGGGCACCCACGATGTGCATGCTCTGATCCTTGGGCGGGCCCAGACGAGCCTCCAGGCATTCTTCTAA
- a CDS encoding D-alanyl-D-alanine carboxypeptidase, with protein MQAKSGIVSRSVSSVSSSRSGSFFAKLMAILSVALTVVLVDSVNAEAEAANSKYAGIVVDAKTGNVLYSENADRLQYPASLTKMMTIYMTFEALEQGRIRLDTPVPFSAHAAAQAPTKLGVRAGGTITVEQGILGLVTLSANDAATALGEMLGGGSEDRFAQLMTAKAHALGMTRTTYRNANGLPNTAQMTTARDQARLGIALRQHFPQYYGYFSTRAFKFGTRTIRSHNRLVGSVRGVDGIKTGYTRAAGFNLVSSVQVDGKSIVGVVLGGASTPARDAQMRNLIATYLPKASSRGGSSALIAQAAPAPEMIVTPAPVMPQKVQPQVAKTITAAQPPISAAAADLSLPHKGPLPDARYQAAETEVAYAETAQPKSDNPLVAQPMPAPTKVKTTTFKQQASLAAPKPAPASLRPEQADTAVDNVTTASTTAAPASAASTDNGPSGWVVQVGVSPSRQMAMDLLESAKTKGGKALASAKPFAVAYAAGGDQLYRARFGGFDDQRDAVNACKALKKAGIKCWAAAQ; from the coding sequence ATGCAAGCGAAGAGTGGAATAGTGTCAAGGTCAGTCTCCTCCGTATCATCGTCCCGATCCGGCAGCTTTTTTGCAAAGCTCATGGCGATCCTTTCGGTGGCCCTCACGGTCGTCCTGGTCGATTCGGTCAATGCCGAAGCGGAAGCGGCGAATTCGAAATATGCGGGCATCGTCGTCGACGCCAAGACCGGCAACGTTCTCTACAGCGAGAATGCCGACCGGCTGCAATACCCCGCCTCCCTGACCAAGATGATGACCATCTACATGACCTTCGAGGCGCTGGAGCAGGGCCGCATCCGCCTCGATACGCCGGTTCCCTTCTCCGCCCATGCGGCAGCCCAGGCGCCGACCAAGCTCGGCGTTCGCGCCGGCGGCACGATCACCGTCGAACAGGGCATCCTCGGCCTCGTCACCCTGTCGGCCAATGACGCGGCAACCGCGCTCGGCGAAATGCTCGGCGGCGGCAGCGAGGACCGTTTCGCCCAGCTGATGACCGCCAAGGCGCATGCGCTCGGCATGACGCGCACCACCTATCGCAACGCCAACGGCCTGCCGAACACGGCGCAGATGACGACCGCGCGCGATCAGGCCCGTCTCGGCATCGCCCTTCGCCAGCATTTCCCGCAATATTACGGCTATTTCTCCACCCGCGCCTTCAAGTTCGGCACCCGCACGATCCGCAGCCACAACCGCCTGGTCGGTTCGGTGCGCGGCGTCGACGGTATCAAAACCGGATACACCCGCGCCGCCGGCTTCAATCTGGTGAGCTCGGTACAGGTGGACGGCAAATCGATCGTCGGCGTCGTGCTCGGCGGCGCCTCGACGCCCGCCCGCGACGCCCAGATGCGCAACCTGATCGCCACCTACCTGCCGAAGGCATCGAGCCGCGGCGGATCGTCGGCGCTGATCGCTCAGGCGGCCCCTGCCCCCGAAATGATCGTGACGCCTGCTCCGGTCATGCCGCAGAAGGTCCAGCCGCAAGTGGCAAAGACGATCACCGCAGCACAGCCGCCGATTTCCGCAGCCGCTGCCGATCTCAGCCTGCCGCATAAGGGCCCGCTGCCGGATGCACGCTATCAGGCCGCAGAGACCGAAGTCGCCTATGCCGAAACCGCTCAGCCGAAATCCGACAATCCGCTGGTAGCCCAGCCGATGCCGGCGCCGACCAAGGTCAAGACCACGACCTTCAAGCAGCAGGCATCGCTCGCCGCGCCGAAGCCGGCGCCCGCTTCCCTGCGGCCGGAACAGGCCGATACGGCGGTCGACAACGTCACCACCGCTTCGACCACCGCTGCCCCGGCCAGCGCCGCTTCAACCGACAATGGCCCGAGCGGCTGGGTCGTGCAGGTCGGCGTTTCGCCGAGCCGGCAGATGGCGATGGATCTGCTGGAGAGCGCCAAGACCAAGGGCGGCAAGGCGCTGGCCTCGGCAAAGCCCTTCGCAGTCGCCTATGCCGCCGGCGGCGACCAGCTTTACCGCGCCCGCTTCGGCGGTTTCGATGACCAGCGCGATGCGGTCAATGCCTGCAAGGCCTTGAAGAAGGCCGGCATCAAGTGCTGGGCGGCTGCCCAATGA
- a CDS encoding L-serine ammonia-lyase, translating into MFLSVFDVFKIGVGPSSSHTMGPMSAANRFLDLILSNEWPRPSSGAQVAAIKVSLHGSLAHTGIGHGTGRAVILGLMGEAPDSVDPDKMDGIIDTVERTGRIAPAGHPAYQFQPKTDLVFDKKQPLPGHANGMIFSAYDRDGRLLLKRIYYSVGGGFVVTDTELEQMRAKKNAAGGTRVPYPFATARQMLDMAERSGLSIAQMKRANEESQRSREELDQGLDRIWEAMRSCIERGLKVEGVMPGGLNVKRRARRIHDKLQEEWRSNRVNPLLANDWLSVYAMAVNEENAAGGRVVTAPTNGAAGVIPATIRYYEHFHEDWDQDGIRDYLLTAAAIGGIIKHNASISGAEVGCQGEVGSAAAMAAAGLAAVMGGTPEQIENAAEIALEHHLGMTCDPVAGLVQVPCIERNALGAVKAVTAASLAVKGDGQHFVPLDACIETMRQTGHDMSEKYKETSTGGLAVNVVEC; encoded by the coding sequence ATGTTTCTCTCGGTATTCGACGTGTTCAAGATCGGTGTCGGGCCGTCGAGTTCGCACACGATGGGTCCGATGTCGGCTGCCAACCGGTTTCTCGATCTGATTCTGTCGAATGAATGGCCACGCCCGTCATCGGGCGCGCAGGTCGCCGCGATCAAGGTCAGCCTCCATGGTTCGCTCGCCCATACCGGCATCGGCCATGGAACGGGCAGGGCCGTCATCCTCGGGCTGATGGGCGAAGCGCCCGACAGCGTCGATCCCGACAAGATGGACGGCATCATCGATACGGTCGAGCGCACCGGCCGCATCGCGCCGGCGGGACATCCGGCCTACCAATTCCAGCCGAAAACCGACCTGGTTTTCGACAAGAAGCAGCCGCTGCCCGGCCATGCCAACGGCATGATCTTTTCCGCTTATGACCGTGACGGCCGGCTGCTCCTGAAACGCATCTATTATTCGGTCGGCGGCGGCTTCGTCGTCACCGACACCGAGCTGGAGCAGATGCGGGCGAAGAAGAACGCGGCCGGTGGCACGCGCGTGCCCTATCCCTTCGCGACCGCCAGGCAGATGCTCGACATGGCGGAGCGCTCGGGGCTTTCGATTGCGCAGATGAAGCGGGCGAACGAGGAGAGCCAGCGCTCGCGCGAGGAGCTCGATCAGGGGCTCGACCGCATCTGGGAGGCAATGCGCTCCTGCATCGAGCGCGGCCTCAAGGTCGAGGGCGTCATGCCTGGTGGTCTCAACGTCAAGCGCCGCGCCCGCAGGATCCACGACAAACTGCAGGAGGAGTGGCGCAGCAATCGCGTCAATCCGCTGCTCGCCAATGATTGGCTCAGCGTCTATGCGATGGCCGTCAACGAGGAAAATGCAGCCGGCGGCCGCGTCGTCACCGCGCCGACGAATGGGGCGGCCGGCGTCATTCCGGCGACAATCCGCTATTACGAGCATTTCCACGAGGACTGGGACCAGGACGGCATCCGCGATTATCTGCTGACAGCCGCGGCGATCGGCGGCATCATCAAGCACAATGCCTCGATCTCAGGCGCCGAGGTCGGCTGTCAGGGCGAGGTCGGCTCGGCCGCGGCAATGGCGGCTGCCGGCCTTGCCGCCGTCATGGGCGGCACGCCGGAGCAGATCGAGAACGCCGCCGAGATCGCGCTCGAACATCATCTCGGCATGACCTGCGATCCGGTGGCGGGCCTGGTGCAGGTTCCCTGCATCGAGCGCAACGCGCTCGGCGCCGTCAAGGCCGTCACCGCGGCATCGCTCGCGGTCAAGGGTGACGGCCAGCATTTCGTGCCGCTTGACGCCTGTATCGAGACGATGCGCCAGACCGGCCACGACATGAGCGAGAAATACAAGGAAACCTCGACGGGCGGCCTTGCCGTCAATGTCGTCGAGTGCTGA
- a CDS encoding 3-hydroxybutyryl-CoA dehydrogenase → MPIANKISTVAVIGAGQMGTGIAEVVAKHGYEALVYDLDKSRIRSGIEASAGYFERQVETGKMPREAAEQAISRIKGAFSLSDLASADLVIEAVSENEAIKRKVFTDVCTALKSDAILATNTSSLSITRLAASTDRPHRFIGIHFMNPVPVMKLVELVRGIGTDPETFVTAKDFAQSIGKTVTVSEDFPAFIVNRVLIPMINEAIYTLYEGVGNVEAIDTGMKLGANHPMGPLELADFIGLDTCLSIMQVLHEGLADSKYRPCPLLVKYVEAGWLGRKAQRGFYDYSYTPARPTR, encoded by the coding sequence ATGCCTATAGCGAATAAGATTTCTACCGTCGCCGTCATCGGCGCCGGTCAGATGGGGACCGGGATCGCGGAAGTCGTGGCTAAACATGGGTATGAGGCCTTGGTTTACGATCTCGATAAAAGTCGAATCCGCTCGGGCATCGAGGCGAGTGCCGGATATTTCGAACGTCAGGTCGAAACCGGCAAAATGCCGAGGGAGGCGGCTGAACAGGCAATCTCCCGAATAAAGGGAGCGTTTTCCCTCTCGGATCTGGCGAGCGCCGATTTGGTCATCGAAGCCGTAAGCGAGAATGAAGCCATCAAAAGGAAGGTGTTTACGGATGTCTGCACTGCCCTGAAGTCCGACGCGATCCTGGCGACGAATACATCGTCGCTCTCGATAACGCGGCTTGCCGCGTCGACCGACAGACCCCATCGTTTTATAGGGATACACTTCATGAATCCCGTACCGGTTATGAAACTTGTGGAACTGGTTCGCGGTATCGGAACGGATCCGGAAACCTTCGTCACAGCCAAGGATTTCGCGCAATCCATCGGCAAGACCGTCACCGTCTCCGAGGATTTTCCGGCTTTCATCGTAAACCGCGTCCTCATCCCCATGATCAATGAAGCGATCTACACCCTGTATGAGGGTGTCGGAAATGTGGAAGCCATAGACACCGGCATGAAGCTCGGCGCCAATCATCCGATGGGGCCGCTCGAACTCGCCGACTTCATCGGTTTGGACACATGCCTGTCCATCATGCAGGTCCTTCACGAAGGGCTGGCTGACAGCAAATACCGGCCGTGCCCGCTGCTGGTCAAATATGTTGAGGCCGGCTGGCTCGGCCGCAAGGCGCAACGGGGGTTCTACGACTACAGCTACACGCCGGCTCGGCCAACGCGCTGA
- a CDS encoding CaiB/BaiF CoA-transferase family protein: protein MQFPLEGVRVVELARILAGPWAGQTLADLGATVIKVESPEGDDTRRWGPPFIADGDEVAAAYFHSCNRGKLSITADFNSAEDVEKLRALIANADVVIENFKVGGLKKFGLDFDSLKAINPRLIYCSITGFGQTGPYAGRAGYDFIIQGMAGIMDLTGEPDREPQKIGVAFADIFTGLYSVIAIQAALILRNTTGEGQFIDMALLDSAVGVLANQAMNFLASGKAPTRLGNAHPNIAPYQVFPVSDGNIIIACGNDAQFARLCDILRLSAVADDVRFKSNAERVRHREELRSVMEAQTKLFKRTDLLADLARVGIPAGPINTVEDVFADPQVAHRKMAVENEGIAGIRTPIIFSGQALSSHRKSPRLGEHNGKVHQDWTLLD, encoded by the coding sequence ATGCAATTTCCGCTTGAAGGCGTTCGGGTCGTGGAACTGGCGCGCATCCTCGCCGGTCCGTGGGCTGGGCAGACACTTGCCGACCTCGGAGCAACCGTCATCAAGGTGGAAAGCCCGGAGGGCGACGATACGCGCCGCTGGGGGCCACCCTTCATTGCCGATGGCGATGAAGTCGCTGCCGCCTACTTCCACAGCTGCAATCGCGGAAAACTGAGCATCACGGCGGATTTCAACTCGGCGGAAGACGTCGAAAAACTTCGGGCCCTGATCGCCAACGCGGACGTCGTCATCGAGAACTTCAAGGTAGGCGGGCTAAAGAAGTTCGGCCTCGACTTCGACAGTCTGAAGGCGATCAACCCAAGACTGATCTATTGCTCGATTACCGGCTTTGGCCAAACCGGCCCATATGCCGGGCGTGCAGGTTATGATTTCATCATCCAGGGCATGGCGGGCATCATGGATTTGACCGGTGAACCTGATCGGGAGCCGCAGAAAATCGGCGTCGCGTTCGCCGATATCTTCACAGGACTCTATTCGGTCATCGCTATCCAAGCCGCTCTAATTCTCAGAAATACGACAGGTGAGGGACAGTTCATAGATATGGCACTTCTGGACAGCGCGGTGGGTGTGCTGGCCAACCAGGCAATGAACTTCCTGGCCTCGGGAAAGGCGCCGACGAGACTTGGCAATGCGCATCCCAACATCGCGCCATATCAAGTATTCCCGGTGTCTGACGGCAATATCATTATCGCCTGCGGGAACGACGCTCAGTTTGCACGGCTATGCGATATCCTCCGGCTATCCGCTGTGGCAGATGACGTCCGTTTCAAGTCGAATGCGGAAAGAGTTCGCCATCGAGAGGAGCTGAGATCGGTCATGGAAGCACAGACGAAGCTTTTCAAGCGGACGGATCTGCTAGCCGACTTGGCGCGCGTGGGCATTCCCGCCGGCCCCATCAACACCGTCGAAGACGTGTTTGCCGACCCGCAAGTCGCGCACCGAAAGATGGCCGTGGAAAATGAAGGGATAGCGGGCATCCGTACACCAATCATTTTCTCAGGGCAGGCGCTCTCCTCGCACCGCAAGTCGCCCAGGCTTGGTGAGCACAATGGCAAGGTACATCAAGACTGGACCTTACTGGACTGA
- a CDS encoding electron transfer flavoprotein-ubiquinone oxidoreductase, which translates to MTEEHADDSRESMEFDVVIVGGGPAGLSAAIGLKQVNPELSVVVLEKGAEVGAHILSGAVVDPIGIDRLLPGWREDGDHPFKTEVTADHFLLLGPAGSIRLPNFLMPPLMNNHGNYIVSLGLVCRWLAGKAEELGVEIYPGFAATEVLYDDKGAVIGVATGDMGIEKNGEPGPNYTRGMELLGKYVLIGEGVRGSLAKQLIAKFDLQKDREPQKFGIGIKELWQVKPENHRPGLVQHSFGWPLGMKTGGGSFLYHLEDNLVAVGFVVHLNYKNPYLYPFEEFQRFKTHPAIRGTFEGGKRLSYGARAITEGGYQSVPKLSFPGGALIGCSAGLVNVPRIKGSHNAVLSGMLAAEKIAAAIEAGRSHDEVVEIENEWRQGDIGKDLERVRNVKPLWSKFGTALGVALGGLDMWTNTLFGFSFFGTLGHGKTDAQSLEPASQHKPIAYPKPDGVLTFDRLSSVFLSNTNHEEDQPVHLQVKDMGLQKRSEHDIYAGPSTRYCPAGVYEWVEKDGQDTFVINAQNCVHCKTCDIKDPNQNINWVPPQGGEGPVYPNM; encoded by the coding sequence ATGACGGAAGAACACGCAGACGATAGCCGCGAGAGCATGGAATTCGACGTTGTGATCGTCGGCGGTGGTCCGGCGGGTCTTTCAGCGGCGATCGGGCTGAAGCAGGTCAATCCGGAACTGTCGGTCGTCGTCCTGGAGAAGGGGGCCGAGGTCGGCGCCCATATCCTGTCGGGCGCTGTGGTCGATCCTATTGGCATCGACCGGCTGCTGCCCGGCTGGCGCGAGGATGGCGATCATCCCTTCAAGACCGAGGTCACCGCGGACCACTTCCTGCTGCTCGGTCCGGCCGGCTCGATCCGCCTGCCGAATTTTTTGATGCCGCCGCTGATGAACAATCACGGCAACTACATCGTATCGCTTGGGCTTGTCTGTCGCTGGCTGGCCGGCAAGGCCGAAGAGCTCGGCGTCGAGATCTATCCGGGCTTTGCCGCAACCGAAGTGCTCTACGATGATAAGGGAGCGGTGATCGGGGTTGCCACCGGCGACATGGGCATCGAGAAGAACGGCGAGCCCGGCCCGAACTATACCCGCGGCATGGAACTGCTCGGCAAATATGTGCTGATCGGCGAGGGCGTGCGCGGCTCGCTCGCCAAGCAGCTGATCGCCAAGTTCGATCTGCAGAAGGATCGCGAGCCGCAGAAATTCGGCATCGGCATCAAGGAACTCTGGCAGGTCAAGCCGGAGAACCACAGGCCGGGCCTGGTGCAGCATTCCTTCGGCTGGCCGCTCGGCATGAAGACCGGCGGCGGCTCCTTCCTCTATCATCTCGAAGACAATCTGGTCGCGGTCGGCTTCGTCGTCCACCTGAATTACAAGAACCCCTATCTCTATCCCTTCGAGGAGTTCCAGCGCTTCAAGACGCATCCTGCCATTCGCGGCACCTTCGAGGGCGGCAAGCGGCTGTCCTATGGCGCCCGGGCCATCACCGAGGGCGGCTACCAGTCGGTGCCGAAGCTCTCCTTCCCCGGCGGGGCGCTGATCGGCTGTTCGGCCGGTCTCGTCAACGTTCCCCGTATCAAGGGCAGCCACAATGCGGTGCTGTCGGGCATGCTGGCGGCCGAGAAGATCGCCGCCGCCATCGAGGCCGGCCGCAGCCATGACGAGGTGGTCGAGATCGAGAATGAATGGCGCCAGGGCGACATCGGCAAGGATCTCGAGCGGGTCAGGAACGTCAAGCCGCTCTGGTCGAAGTTCGGCACGGCGCTCGGCGTGGCGCTCGGCGGTCTCGACATGTGGACCAACACCCTGTTCGGCTTCTCCTTCTTCGGCACGCTGGGTCACGGCAAGACCGATGCGCAGTCGCTGGAGCCGGCCTCGCAGCACAAGCCGATCGCTTATCCGAAGCCGGATGGCGTTTTGACCTTCGACCGCCTGTCCTCGGTGTTCCTGTCGAACACCAATCACGAGGAGGACCAGCCGGTGCATCTGCAGGTCAAGGACATGGGCCTGCAGAAGCGTTCGGAGCACGACATCTATGCCGGCCCGTCGACGCGCTACTGTCCGGCCGGGGTCTACGAATGGGTGGAGAAGGACGGTCAGGACACCTTCGTCATCAACGCCCAAAACTGCGTGCACTGCAAGACCTGCGACATCAAGGACCCCAACCAGAACATCAACTGGGTGCCGCCGCAGGGCGGTGAGGGGCCGGTCTATCCGAACATGTGA
- a CDS encoding transglutaminase-like cysteine peptidase, whose protein sequence is MTTANISKGGLLAGALMMAMAGSGQAMPASMALAGNASPPIGHYEFCKVNPTECAFAGGDAGPAILTEDRWKEILKVNYTVNSTIQPETDEQIYGVEERWAYPTTVGDCEDYVLLKRKMLIEDGFSPSDTLITVVLQPNGEGHAVLTVRTDHGDFILDNMRNKVLLWSDTEYTYLKRQSADNPARWSKLQDGRAVAVGSVK, encoded by the coding sequence ATGACAACTGCAAACATCTCGAAAGGCGGCCTTCTGGCCGGTGCCCTCATGATGGCAATGGCGGGTTCGGGACAGGCGATGCCCGCCAGCATGGCGCTCGCTGGCAATGCCAGCCCGCCGATCGGGCACTACGAATTCTGCAAGGTAAATCCGACGGAATGCGCCTTTGCCGGCGGCGATGCCGGGCCTGCCATCCTCACAGAGGATCGCTGGAAGGAAATTCTCAAGGTCAACTACACCGTCAATTCGACGATCCAGCCCGAGACGGATGAACAGATTTACGGCGTCGAAGAACGCTGGGCCTATCCGACAACCGTCGGCGACTGCGAGGATTATGTCCTGCTGAAGCGCAAGATGCTGATCGAGGACGGCTTCTCGCCATCCGACACGCTGATAACAGTCGTGCTGCAGCCGAACGGCGAAGGCCATGCCGTGCTGACTGTTCGCACCGATCACGGCGACTTCATCCTCGACAACATGCGCAACAAGGTGCTGCTGTGGTCGGATACCGAATACACCTACCTGAAGCGTCAGTCCGCCGACAATCCGGCCCGCTGGTCGAAGCTCCAGGACGGCCGCGCTGTCGCGGTCGGTAGCGTCAAGTAA
- a CDS encoding LysR family transcriptional regulator, whose product MANLSRRLLPSTSALAAFDSVARLSTFSAAAEELSLTQGAISRQIAALEEQLGVLLFERTSRGVILTEAGTDYARAIASALAEIRSASLHAMTKQHNDQLNLAILPTFGTRWLMPRIPQFVARHPEITLNFATRIGLFDFDRDDIDMAIHIGQPDWPGAESTFLMEEMVAPVASPSFLSSHPVQKAEDLLRLPLLQMASRPGAWSHFFESLQVSGAPSQAMRFEQFSSVAQACIAGLGLALMPLFLIDSELANGQLVQAFPHQVKSPSAYYAVAPLSRKDFRPVVAFRAWLLEEVARYQQGAAG is encoded by the coding sequence ATGGCAAACCTCTCGCGAAGACTGCTTCCCTCGACCTCCGCACTCGCGGCTTTCGATTCCGTCGCGCGGCTGAGCACCTTCTCCGCGGCGGCTGAGGAGCTTTCCTTGACGCAGGGCGCCATCAGCCGGCAGATTGCCGCGCTGGAAGAACAGCTGGGCGTTTTGCTGTTCGAGCGCACCAGCCGCGGTGTCATTCTCACGGAGGCCGGCACCGATTATGCACGGGCTATTGCCAGCGCTCTGGCGGAAATCCGCTCCGCTTCGCTGCATGCCATGACCAAACAGCATAACGATCAACTCAATCTCGCCATCTTGCCAACATTCGGCACCCGCTGGCTGATGCCGCGCATCCCGCAATTTGTCGCCAGACATCCGGAGATCACTCTGAACTTCGCGACGCGCATAGGGCTGTTCGATTTCGACCGCGACGACATCGATATGGCGATCCATATCGGCCAGCCCGACTGGCCGGGTGCGGAAAGCACATTTCTCATGGAGGAGATGGTGGCGCCGGTCGCCTCCCCGTCTTTTCTGAGTTCGCATCCCGTCCAGAAAGCTGAAGATCTGCTTCGCCTTCCGCTTCTGCAGATGGCATCGCGGCCTGGAGCCTGGAGCCATTTTTTCGAAAGCCTCCAGGTCAGCGGCGCCCCGTCGCAGGCGATGCGGTTCGAACAGTTCAGCAGCGTGGCCCAAGCCTGCATTGCCGGGCTGGGGCTCGCTTTGATGCCGCTTTTCCTCATCGATTCCGAGCTTGCGAATGGCCAGCTCGTTCAAGCCTTTCCGCATCAGGTCAAAAGCCCCAGCGCCTATTATGCGGTCGCGCCGCTCAGCAGGAAGGACTTCCGCCCTGTCGTGGCGTTCCGCGCATGGCTCTTGGAAGAGGTCGCGCGTTACCAGCAAGGCGCTGCCGGCTAA